A window from Pseudomonas frederiksbergensis encodes these proteins:
- a CDS encoding LysR family transcriptional regulator, which yields MDIDLARTFLEIVRHGSLAAAAEKLHVTQTAITARVQKLESQLGSTLFVRNRAGARLTPNGEAFVVYANQLVETWEAARRDLPLPEGYRDVLHIGGEVSLCNPLMLSWAGALREKIPSHALRMEIRDGENLLRQLELGVLDAALVYQPEYWPRLQVEQVLEEKLVLIRLAARPDPYVYIDWGPDFRRQHDAALPEKAKAALSFNLGPLGLQYILENGGSGYFRTRVVQSYLQSGVLEQVPKAPEFSYPTYLVYSRDRDSATLQQAFDLLREVIKSDDDWSQRWNPLT from the coding sequence ATGGATATCGATCTCGCCCGCACCTTTCTGGAAATCGTCCGCCACGGCAGCCTTGCCGCAGCCGCCGAAAAACTCCACGTCACCCAGACCGCGATCACCGCGCGCGTGCAAAAACTCGAAAGCCAACTTGGGAGCACCCTGTTCGTGCGCAACCGAGCCGGTGCGCGCCTGACGCCGAACGGTGAAGCCTTCGTGGTCTACGCCAATCAACTGGTCGAAACCTGGGAAGCGGCGCGCCGGGACTTGCCGTTACCCGAAGGTTATCGCGACGTGTTGCACATCGGTGGCGAGGTCAGCCTGTGCAATCCGCTGATGCTCAGTTGGGCCGGAGCGCTGCGCGAGAAGATCCCCAGCCATGCCCTGCGCATGGAAATTCGTGACGGTGAAAATCTGCTGCGACAGCTGGAACTGGGGGTTCTGGATGCGGCGCTGGTTTACCAGCCCGAGTATTGGCCACGCTTGCAAGTCGAACAGGTACTGGAAGAAAAACTGGTCCTCATCCGCCTGGCCGCAAGACCTGATCCCTACGTGTACATCGACTGGGGCCCGGACTTCCGCCGTCAACACGATGCGGCCCTGCCGGAAAAAGCCAAGGCCGCGTTGAGCTTCAACCTTGGCCCACTGGGCTTGCAGTACATCCTGGAAAACGGCGGCAGCGGCTACTTCCGCACCCGGGTGGTCCAGAGTTATCTGCAAAGCGGTGTGCTGGAGCAAGTGCCCAAAGCCCCCGAATTCAGCTACCCGACCTATCTGGTTTACTCCCGCGACCGCGACTCGGCGACCCTGCAACAAGCCTTCGACCTGCTTCGCGAAGTGATCAAATCCGACGATGACTGGTCGCAACGCTGGAACCCGCTGACCTGA
- a CDS encoding SRPBCC family protein, producing MRQTTEAFRARYRAAIHPLYNPWLHGTFVLLFGLLAIGGFWSTVHQVQPLQWLAVPLTLLFFNFGVYMVHRHLGHHKKNFARMFYARHAGDHHSFFAPGHMTYETARDWRVVLFPAWLIVLHTLVIALPVWWLFKQFDANVAGLIGGCLVLGYLAYEVFHACEHLPPENLLTRLPWICQMRRLHELHHRRELMQERNFNIVLPLMDYLFGTLYWEPEPTDLHSTRTPMTCMQHHIDIAGDPIDVLAYACTVTRWPEWHPSSLKVNGQGGPLHAGGRFEEDIKAGGREGHLHWEVNEYLPGRRWSAWAHDDHGLSLVVTYECEARGDSTRFVRTLEYQFRSLAMRIANRLLLKRRIDRESAASMLTLREMAQKQLAPAGVSA from the coding sequence GTGAGGCAGACCACCGAAGCATTCCGCGCCCGCTACCGCGCTGCAATTCATCCACTCTACAACCCATGGCTGCACGGCACTTTTGTGCTGCTGTTCGGCTTGCTGGCCATCGGCGGATTCTGGAGCACGGTGCACCAGGTTCAGCCACTGCAATGGCTGGCTGTGCCGTTGACGTTGTTGTTTTTCAACTTCGGGGTGTACATGGTCCATCGGCACTTGGGGCATCACAAAAAGAACTTCGCGCGAATGTTCTACGCCCGCCATGCCGGCGACCATCACAGCTTTTTCGCCCCTGGCCATATGACCTACGAAACGGCGCGAGACTGGCGGGTGGTTCTGTTTCCAGCCTGGCTGATCGTGTTGCACACGCTCGTCATCGCCCTGCCCGTCTGGTGGCTGTTCAAGCAGTTCGATGCCAACGTCGCCGGGTTGATCGGCGGCTGCCTGGTCCTCGGCTACCTGGCCTACGAAGTGTTCCATGCCTGCGAGCACCTGCCGCCGGAAAATCTCCTCACACGGTTGCCGTGGATCTGCCAGATGCGCCGCCTGCACGAACTGCATCACCGTCGTGAGCTGATGCAGGAGCGCAATTTCAATATCGTTTTGCCGCTGATGGACTACCTGTTCGGCACCCTCTATTGGGAACCGGAGCCGACTGACCTGCACTCGACGAGAACGCCCATGACCTGCATGCAGCATCACATCGACATTGCTGGAGACCCGATTGACGTGCTCGCCTATGCCTGCACTGTGACCCGCTGGCCGGAGTGGCATCCCTCGTCTCTGAAGGTCAATGGCCAGGGCGGTCCGCTGCATGCCGGAGGGCGATTCGAGGAAGACATCAAGGCCGGCGGGCGTGAGGGACACCTGCACTGGGAGGTTAACGAATACCTGCCAGGACGCCGCTGGAGTGCCTGGGCCCATGACGATCACGGGTTGTCTTTGGTAGTGACTTACGAATGCGAGGCCCGGGGCGATAGCACACGCTTTGTCCGCACCCTGGAGTATCAGTTCAGAAGCCTGGCGATGCGCATTGCCAATCGACTGCTGCTCAAGCGCCGCATCGATCGTGAATCGGCAGCGTCGATGCTGACATTGCGCGAGATGGCGCAAAAACAGCTAGCCCCGGCAGGAGTCAGCGCGTGA
- a CDS encoding SMP-30/gluconolactonase/LRE family protein, protein MSRTARFRHVVLLLIIAIGAFLLLMPTKVQPVAWTPSPAPSLTSGIYADNQRLKGVERVGAADIDGPEALLLEEDALITGLHDGRLIHTSLDGKVTKVLADTGGRPLGLARHPNGMLVIADGVKGLLSLDVQGRLIPLTTTANGVPFGFTDDVVIDKSGHYAYFSDASSRFGYGSDGDAIIEHGGDGRLLRYDFQTGKTAVLLDKLEFANGVTLGPDDAFVLVNETGAYRISRYWLSGPKAGTRDLFIDNLPGLPDNLAFNGRDRFWVALYAPRNALLDATAPHPFVRKMIVRAMTFLPKPVEKRAFALGLDLDGKVIANLQDGSRDNYSPITTVREYGDWLYFGSLKARHMARLPLSTALQK, encoded by the coding sequence GTGAGTCGAACCGCCAGGTTTCGCCATGTGGTATTGCTGCTGATCATTGCCATCGGCGCCTTTTTGCTACTGATGCCGACCAAGGTACAACCGGTGGCCTGGACACCGTCACCGGCGCCCTCCCTCACCAGCGGCATCTATGCCGACAATCAGCGCCTCAAAGGTGTGGAGCGCGTTGGCGCCGCTGATATCGACGGCCCGGAAGCGTTGCTGCTGGAGGAAGACGCGCTCATCACGGGTTTGCATGACGGCCGATTGATCCATACCAGCCTCGACGGCAAGGTCACCAAGGTCCTGGCCGATACGGGCGGCAGACCCTTGGGGCTGGCCCGTCATCCCAACGGGATGCTGGTGATTGCCGACGGAGTCAAGGGCTTGCTGTCTCTGGATGTCCAGGGCCGCTTGATTCCATTGACCACCACGGCCAACGGCGTGCCCTTCGGTTTCACCGACGACGTGGTAATCGACAAGTCCGGGCACTACGCCTATTTCAGCGATGCCTCCAGCCGCTTTGGCTACGGCAGTGACGGCGACGCGATCATCGAGCACGGCGGCGATGGCCGCTTGCTGCGTTATGACTTCCAGACCGGCAAGACCGCGGTCCTGCTGGATAAGCTGGAATTCGCCAACGGTGTGACGTTGGGACCGGACGATGCCTTCGTGTTGGTCAACGAAACGGGCGCCTATCGCATCAGTCGCTACTGGTTGAGCGGGCCAAAAGCCGGCACCCGGGACCTGTTCATCGACAACCTGCCAGGGTTGCCGGACAACCTCGCGTTCAATGGTCGAGACCGCTTCTGGGTGGCGCTCTATGCGCCGCGCAATGCCTTGCTCGATGCCACTGCGCCGCATCCATTCGTGCGCAAGATGATTGTGCGGGCCATGACTTTCCTGCCTAAGCCGGTGGAGAAACGCGCCTTCGCCCTGGGCCTGGATCTGGACGGCAAAGTGATCGCCAACTTGCAGGACGGTAGCCGCGACAACTATTCGCCGATCACCACCGTTCGCGAGTATGGAGACTGGTTGTATTTCGGGTCGTTGAAGGCCAGACACATGGCGCGATTGCCACTCAGTACGGCGTTACAAAAGTAA
- a CDS encoding DUF465 domain-containing protein, whose amino-acid sequence MPVPHDLYQDLNLSKEDIQQKRTKDPLLDSLINKYSQADAEVVKAETAKSDAPSDDALKKLKEKRVQVKQKIVDRLQTPS is encoded by the coding sequence ATGCCGGTGCCACACGACCTTTATCAGGATCTCAATCTTTCAAAGGAAGATATCCAGCAAAAACGCACCAAGGATCCATTACTGGATTCACTGATCAACAAGTATTCACAGGCGGATGCTGAGGTCGTAAAGGCCGAAACCGCCAAATCGGATGCGCCCAGCGATGACGCATTGAAGAAACTCAAGGAGAAGCGCGTGCAGGTTAAGCAAAAGATCGTTGATCGGCTCCAGACGCCGTCCTGA
- a CDS encoding DUF4142 domain-containing protein: protein MDGFTLRYLTLAVALSTSMGTAFAATSNDFVDKAAAGGIAEVETSRLALEKSSSADIKAFANMMITDHSKANDELAALAKKHDIEVPDSTTIVKQAKEKILDLRDESFDAAYANNQVKAHEDTIELFKKEANTVTDDKTKGATDLKGFAQKMLPALEKHLQMAKKLQAAHPDK, encoded by the coding sequence ATGGACGGATTTACCCTGCGCTACCTCACGTTGGCCGTTGCCTTGAGCACCAGCATGGGCACGGCTTTCGCTGCCACTTCCAATGACTTCGTCGACAAGGCGGCCGCGGGTGGTATCGCGGAAGTCGAAACGAGCCGATTGGCCCTGGAAAAAAGCTCATCGGCGGACATCAAGGCATTCGCCAACATGATGATCACCGACCATTCCAAGGCCAACGATGAACTGGCGGCGCTGGCGAAAAAGCACGACATCGAGGTACCGGACAGCACGACGATAGTCAAACAGGCGAAAGAGAAAATCCTCGACTTGCGCGATGAATCTTTCGACGCGGCCTACGCCAACAATCAGGTGAAAGCCCATGAAGACACCATTGAGCTGTTCAAGAAAGAAGCCAACACCGTAACGGACGACAAAACCAAAGGCGCCACTGATCTGAAAGGGTTCGCGCAGAAAATGCTGCCGGCGCTGGAGAAACATCTGCAAATGGCGAAAAAGCTCCAGGCTGCTCATCCAGACAAATAA